TCCTCGACCAGATCGACGCCCAGGCCGGGGACGTCGGGCACCTGGATGACGCCATCCCGGATCATGTCCTCGTGGATGATCCCGGTGATCAGCCCCTTCCACTCCGGTTGGACGACGGGCAGTTCGAAGGCGATGAAGTTGTCCGGGAGGGTGGCGCATACCTGGATCAGCGCCGCGAGGCCGAAGGGCCCGTCGCCGATGCC
The window above is part of the Chloroflexota bacterium genome. Proteins encoded here:
- a CDS encoding mandelate racemase/muconate lactonizing enzyme family protein, yielding GIGDGPFGLAALIQVCATLPDNFIAFELPVVQPEWKGLITGIIHEDMIRDGVIQVPDVPGLGVDLVEDEVRRILGREDIYLTDVQMRHS